One Diospyros lotus cultivar Yz01 chromosome 1, ASM1463336v1, whole genome shotgun sequence genomic window carries:
- the LOC127805639 gene encoding adenine DNA glycosylase isoform X3 gives MSPAANANSYIQTNQTAGKIWHLFPSSLLLTHRSPPTVASMEDAVAAKKKKRNTAAATTSTATTEKRPRRVRHRKPESDVGDIEDFDFGRDETLEIRVSLLDWYDRNKRDLPWRRISSVDENDDEDEAGSESRAYAVWVSEVMLQQTRVQTVIDYFNRWVQRWPTVGHLACASIEEVNEMWAGLGYYRRARYLLEGAKLIVQGGKFPETVSDLLKVPGIGDYTAGAIASIAFKEVTPIVDGNVVRVLARLKAISENPKDSVTIKNLWKLAGQLVDPSRPGDFNQALMELGATLCTPLSPSCSVCPVAAHCQALSLSRQYTSSLVTDYPIKVVKSKQRHDFSAVSVVEILEGEYTIGEHQSDGKFLLVKRPDEGLLAGLWEFPSVLLGGEADLVTRRDSVDQFLKESFNLDLRKSCTAVFREDIGEYIHIFSHIRLKMYVELLVLHLKGGMHVLHGKTDSKIKAWKLVDTKTLSSMGLTSGVRKVYSMIQKYKQNKSKPLPCKAGKKSSSRK, from the exons ATGTCCCCGGCAGCGAATGCTAACTCATATATTCAAACCAATCAGACGGCGGGAAAAATTTGGCACTTGTTCCCATCGTCTCTGTTGCTTACCCATCGTTCGCCGCCAACGGTCGCATCCATGGAAGACGCCGTTGccgcgaagaagaagaagaggaacacGGCGGCGGCGACCACCTCAACCGCTACCACAGAGAAGAGACCACGGCGGGTCAGGCACAGGAAGCCTGAATCGGACGTAGGAGACATAGAAGACTTCGATTTTGGCAGAGACGAAACCCTAGAAATTAGGGTTTCTTTGCTGGACTGGTACGACCGTAACAAGAGGGACCTCCCTTGGCGAAGAATCAGCAGCGTAGATGAAAATGACGACGAAGATGAAGCTGGAAGCGAGAGTAGGGCTTATGCAGTGTGGGTTTCTGAAGTGATGCTTCAGCAGACTAGGGTGCAGACTGTGATCGATTATTTCAACCGTTGGGTGCAGAGATGGCCCACTGTTGGCCATCTTGCTTGTGCTTCAATTGag GAGGTGAATGAGATGTGGGCAGGTTTGGGCTATTACAGACGGGCCCGATATCTGCTAGAG GGAGCAAAATTGATTGTTCAAGGAGGAAAATTTCCTGAAACAGTTTCAGATCTTTTGAAGGTCCCAGGAATAGGAGATTATACAGCAGGTGCAATTGCCTCTATAGCATTCAAGGAG GTGACCCCAATTGTTGACGGAAATGTAGTCAGGGTTCTTGCTAGACTGAAGGctatttctgaaaatcccaaaGACTCAGTGACAATCAAGAACTTATG GAAATTAGCAGGGCAATTAGTTGATCCTTCTAGACCTGGGGATTTCAACCAGGCTCTGATGGAACTTGGTGCAACATTATGCACTCCCTTGAGCCCAAGCTGCTCTGTCTGTCCTGTTGCAGCCCACTGTCAAGCACTATCTCTGTCCAGGCAGTATACGTCATCACTAGTTACAGATTATCCTATAAAGGTTGTGAAGTCCAAGCAAAGGCATGATTTTTCTGCTGTTAGTGTTGTGGAGATATTGGAAGGTGAATATACTATAGGGGAACATCAATCTGATGGTAAATTTCTTCTTGTTAAGAGGCCAGATGAAGGTTTGCTTGCTGGCCTCTGGGAGTTTCCATCTGTCCTGTTGGGGGGAGAGGCTGACTTGGTCACAAGGAGAGATTCTGTAGATCAATTTTTGAAAGAGTCCTTCAACCTAGATCTCAGGAAGTCCTGTACTGCAGTTTTCAGGGAAGATATTGGAGAATACATCCATATCTTCAGTCACATTCGTCTGAAGATGTATGTGGAATTGTTGGTTTTACATCTAAAAG GTGGGATGCATGTTTTGCATGGAAAAACAGACAGCAAAATTAAGGCTTGGAAACTTGTTGATACAAAGACCCTTTCAAGCATGGGATTAACATCTGGAGTAAGAAAG GTATACTCCATGATTCAGAAATACAAGCAGAACAAATCTAAACCCTTACCATGCAAGGCGGGAAAGAAAAGTTCATCAAGAAAATAA
- the LOC127805680 gene encoding uncharacterized protein LOC127805680 isoform X1, which produces MLENPSDSSPAATVKRYGPPNQRARSLGRRKSGGERIDRINSNYPNDGEKSQIASSRNVPVAGHGDALGSYLANDNTNPGLIPLHGCSKSKSVQLLNQRWAATIKAYNDPSIDLAERPVMYSGSSASAWGHFRLPHQMDFLNELRRAMHNASANPSSKLDSWG; this is translated from the exons ATGCTGGAAAACCCTAGCGACTCGTCCCCCGCAGCCACCGTCAAACGCTATGGTCCGCCCAATCAGAG GGCTCGTTCTCTCGGCAGGCGCAAATCGGGAGgag AACGGATTGACCGAATAAACAGCAATTACCCTAATGATGGAGAGAAGAGTCAAATTGCTTCCTCAAGAAATGTTCCTGTTGCCGGTCATGGGGATGCACTTGGCAGCTATCTGGCTAATGATAATACTAATCCAGGATTAATACCCTTGCACGGGTGTAGTAAGAGTAAATCAGTTCAGCTTCTGAATCAGC GTTGGGCTGCTACCATAAAAGCGTATAATGATCCATCAATAGATTTAGCTG AAAGGCCTGTTATGTATTCAGGGAGTAGTGCATCGGCATGGGGACACTTTAGACTTCCTCATCAG ATGGATTTCTTGAATGAGCTTAGGCGTGCAATGCATAATGCAAGTGCCAACCCGTCTTCTAAATTGGATTCATGGGGCTAG
- the LOC127805639 gene encoding adenine DNA glycosylase isoform X4 translates to MSPAANANSYIQTNQTAGKIWHLFPSSLLLTHRSPPTVASMEDAVAAKKKKRNTAAATTSTATTEKRPRRVRHRKPESDVGDIEDFDFGRDETLEIRVSLLDWYDRNKRDLPWRRISSVDENDDEDEAGSESRAYAVWVSEVMLQQTRVQTVIDYFNRWVQRWPTVGHLACASIEVLFVSFVLWLITWSNCDNKQKVLPQWLQEVNEMWAGLGYYRRARYLLEVTPIVDGNVVRVLARLKAISENPKDSVTIKNLWKLAGQLVDPSRPGDFNQALMELGATLCTPLSPSCSVCPVAAHCQALSLSRQYTSSLVTDYPIKVVKSKQRHDFSAVSVVEILEGEYTIGEHQSDGKFLLVKRPDEGLLAGLWEFPSVLLGGEADLVTRRDSVDQFLKESFNLDLRKSCTAVFREDIGEYIHIFSHIRLKMYVELLVLHLKGGMHVLHGKTDSKIKAWKLVDTKTLSSMGLTSGVRKVYSMIQKYKQNKSKPLPCKAGKKSSSRK, encoded by the exons ATGTCCCCGGCAGCGAATGCTAACTCATATATTCAAACCAATCAGACGGCGGGAAAAATTTGGCACTTGTTCCCATCGTCTCTGTTGCTTACCCATCGTTCGCCGCCAACGGTCGCATCCATGGAAGACGCCGTTGccgcgaagaagaagaagaggaacacGGCGGCGGCGACCACCTCAACCGCTACCACAGAGAAGAGACCACGGCGGGTCAGGCACAGGAAGCCTGAATCGGACGTAGGAGACATAGAAGACTTCGATTTTGGCAGAGACGAAACCCTAGAAATTAGGGTTTCTTTGCTGGACTGGTACGACCGTAACAAGAGGGACCTCCCTTGGCGAAGAATCAGCAGCGTAGATGAAAATGACGACGAAGATGAAGCTGGAAGCGAGAGTAGGGCTTATGCAGTGTGGGTTTCTGAAGTGATGCTTCAGCAGACTAGGGTGCAGACTGTGATCGATTATTTCAACCGTTGGGTGCAGAGATGGCCCACTGTTGGCCATCTTGCTTGTGCTTCAATTGaggttttgtttgtttcttttgttctttggtTGATTACTTGGTCAAACTGTGATAACAAGCAGAAAGTATTACCGCAATGGTTGCAGGAGGTGAATGAGATGTGGGCAGGTTTGGGCTATTACAGACGGGCCCGATATCTGCTAGAG GTGACCCCAATTGTTGACGGAAATGTAGTCAGGGTTCTTGCTAGACTGAAGGctatttctgaaaatcccaaaGACTCAGTGACAATCAAGAACTTATG GAAATTAGCAGGGCAATTAGTTGATCCTTCTAGACCTGGGGATTTCAACCAGGCTCTGATGGAACTTGGTGCAACATTATGCACTCCCTTGAGCCCAAGCTGCTCTGTCTGTCCTGTTGCAGCCCACTGTCAAGCACTATCTCTGTCCAGGCAGTATACGTCATCACTAGTTACAGATTATCCTATAAAGGTTGTGAAGTCCAAGCAAAGGCATGATTTTTCTGCTGTTAGTGTTGTGGAGATATTGGAAGGTGAATATACTATAGGGGAACATCAATCTGATGGTAAATTTCTTCTTGTTAAGAGGCCAGATGAAGGTTTGCTTGCTGGCCTCTGGGAGTTTCCATCTGTCCTGTTGGGGGGAGAGGCTGACTTGGTCACAAGGAGAGATTCTGTAGATCAATTTTTGAAAGAGTCCTTCAACCTAGATCTCAGGAAGTCCTGTACTGCAGTTTTCAGGGAAGATATTGGAGAATACATCCATATCTTCAGTCACATTCGTCTGAAGATGTATGTGGAATTGTTGGTTTTACATCTAAAAG GTGGGATGCATGTTTTGCATGGAAAAACAGACAGCAAAATTAAGGCTTGGAAACTTGTTGATACAAAGACCCTTTCAAGCATGGGATTAACATCTGGAGTAAGAAAG GTATACTCCATGATTCAGAAATACAAGCAGAACAAATCTAAACCCTTACCATGCAAGGCGGGAAAGAAAAGTTCATCAAGAAAATAA
- the LOC127805639 gene encoding adenine DNA glycosylase isoform X1 produces the protein MSPAANANSYIQTNQTAGKIWHLFPSSLLLTHRSPPTVASMEDAVAAKKKKRNTAAATTSTATTEKRPRRVRHRKPESDVGDIEDFDFGRDETLEIRVSLLDWYDRNKRDLPWRRISSVDENDDEDEAGSESRAYAVWVSEVMLQQTRVQTVIDYFNRWVQRWPTVGHLACASIEVLFVSFVLWLITWSNCDNKQKVLPQWLQEVNEMWAGLGYYRRARYLLEGAKLIVQGGKFPETVSDLLKVPGIGDYTAGAIASIAFKEVTPIVDGNVVRVLARLKAISENPKDSVTIKNLWKLAGQLVDPSRPGDFNQALMELGATLCTPLSPSCSVCPVAAHCQALSLSRQYTSSLVTDYPIKVVKSKQRHDFSAVSVVEILEGEYTIGEHQSDGKFLLVKRPDEGLLAGLWEFPSVLLGGEADLVTRRDSVDQFLKESFNLDLRKSCTAVFREDIGEYIHIFSHIRLKMYVELLVLHLKGGMHVLHGKTDSKIKAWKLVDTKTLSSMGLTSGVRKVYSMIQKYKQNKSKPLPCKAGKKSSSRK, from the exons ATGTCCCCGGCAGCGAATGCTAACTCATATATTCAAACCAATCAGACGGCGGGAAAAATTTGGCACTTGTTCCCATCGTCTCTGTTGCTTACCCATCGTTCGCCGCCAACGGTCGCATCCATGGAAGACGCCGTTGccgcgaagaagaagaagaggaacacGGCGGCGGCGACCACCTCAACCGCTACCACAGAGAAGAGACCACGGCGGGTCAGGCACAGGAAGCCTGAATCGGACGTAGGAGACATAGAAGACTTCGATTTTGGCAGAGACGAAACCCTAGAAATTAGGGTTTCTTTGCTGGACTGGTACGACCGTAACAAGAGGGACCTCCCTTGGCGAAGAATCAGCAGCGTAGATGAAAATGACGACGAAGATGAAGCTGGAAGCGAGAGTAGGGCTTATGCAGTGTGGGTTTCTGAAGTGATGCTTCAGCAGACTAGGGTGCAGACTGTGATCGATTATTTCAACCGTTGGGTGCAGAGATGGCCCACTGTTGGCCATCTTGCTTGTGCTTCAATTGaggttttgtttgtttcttttgttctttggtTGATTACTTGGTCAAACTGTGATAACAAGCAGAAAGTATTACCGCAATGGTTGCAGGAGGTGAATGAGATGTGGGCAGGTTTGGGCTATTACAGACGGGCCCGATATCTGCTAGAG GGAGCAAAATTGATTGTTCAAGGAGGAAAATTTCCTGAAACAGTTTCAGATCTTTTGAAGGTCCCAGGAATAGGAGATTATACAGCAGGTGCAATTGCCTCTATAGCATTCAAGGAG GTGACCCCAATTGTTGACGGAAATGTAGTCAGGGTTCTTGCTAGACTGAAGGctatttctgaaaatcccaaaGACTCAGTGACAATCAAGAACTTATG GAAATTAGCAGGGCAATTAGTTGATCCTTCTAGACCTGGGGATTTCAACCAGGCTCTGATGGAACTTGGTGCAACATTATGCACTCCCTTGAGCCCAAGCTGCTCTGTCTGTCCTGTTGCAGCCCACTGTCAAGCACTATCTCTGTCCAGGCAGTATACGTCATCACTAGTTACAGATTATCCTATAAAGGTTGTGAAGTCCAAGCAAAGGCATGATTTTTCTGCTGTTAGTGTTGTGGAGATATTGGAAGGTGAATATACTATAGGGGAACATCAATCTGATGGTAAATTTCTTCTTGTTAAGAGGCCAGATGAAGGTTTGCTTGCTGGCCTCTGGGAGTTTCCATCTGTCCTGTTGGGGGGAGAGGCTGACTTGGTCACAAGGAGAGATTCTGTAGATCAATTTTTGAAAGAGTCCTTCAACCTAGATCTCAGGAAGTCCTGTACTGCAGTTTTCAGGGAAGATATTGGAGAATACATCCATATCTTCAGTCACATTCGTCTGAAGATGTATGTGGAATTGTTGGTTTTACATCTAAAAG GTGGGATGCATGTTTTGCATGGAAAAACAGACAGCAAAATTAAGGCTTGGAAACTTGTTGATACAAAGACCCTTTCAAGCATGGGATTAACATCTGGAGTAAGAAAG GTATACTCCATGATTCAGAAATACAAGCAGAACAAATCTAAACCCTTACCATGCAAGGCGGGAAAGAAAAGTTCATCAAGAAAATAA
- the LOC127805639 gene encoding adenine DNA glycosylase isoform X5: MSPAANANSYIQTNQTAGKIWHLFPSSLLLTHRSPPTVASMEDAVAAKKKKRNTAAATTSTATTEKRPRRVRHRKPESDVGDIEDFDFGRDETLEIRVSLLDWYDRNKRDLPWRRISSVDENDDEDEAGSESRAYAVWVSEVMLQQTRVQTVIDYFNRWVQRWPTVGHLACASIEEVNEMWAGLGYYRRARYLLEVTPIVDGNVVRVLARLKAISENPKDSVTIKNLWKLAGQLVDPSRPGDFNQALMELGATLCTPLSPSCSVCPVAAHCQALSLSRQYTSSLVTDYPIKVVKSKQRHDFSAVSVVEILEGEYTIGEHQSDGKFLLVKRPDEGLLAGLWEFPSVLLGGEADLVTRRDSVDQFLKESFNLDLRKSCTAVFREDIGEYIHIFSHIRLKMYVELLVLHLKGGMHVLHGKTDSKIKAWKLVDTKTLSSMGLTSGVRKVYSMIQKYKQNKSKPLPCKAGKKSSSRK; this comes from the exons ATGTCCCCGGCAGCGAATGCTAACTCATATATTCAAACCAATCAGACGGCGGGAAAAATTTGGCACTTGTTCCCATCGTCTCTGTTGCTTACCCATCGTTCGCCGCCAACGGTCGCATCCATGGAAGACGCCGTTGccgcgaagaagaagaagaggaacacGGCGGCGGCGACCACCTCAACCGCTACCACAGAGAAGAGACCACGGCGGGTCAGGCACAGGAAGCCTGAATCGGACGTAGGAGACATAGAAGACTTCGATTTTGGCAGAGACGAAACCCTAGAAATTAGGGTTTCTTTGCTGGACTGGTACGACCGTAACAAGAGGGACCTCCCTTGGCGAAGAATCAGCAGCGTAGATGAAAATGACGACGAAGATGAAGCTGGAAGCGAGAGTAGGGCTTATGCAGTGTGGGTTTCTGAAGTGATGCTTCAGCAGACTAGGGTGCAGACTGTGATCGATTATTTCAACCGTTGGGTGCAGAGATGGCCCACTGTTGGCCATCTTGCTTGTGCTTCAATTGag GAGGTGAATGAGATGTGGGCAGGTTTGGGCTATTACAGACGGGCCCGATATCTGCTAGAG GTGACCCCAATTGTTGACGGAAATGTAGTCAGGGTTCTTGCTAGACTGAAGGctatttctgaaaatcccaaaGACTCAGTGACAATCAAGAACTTATG GAAATTAGCAGGGCAATTAGTTGATCCTTCTAGACCTGGGGATTTCAACCAGGCTCTGATGGAACTTGGTGCAACATTATGCACTCCCTTGAGCCCAAGCTGCTCTGTCTGTCCTGTTGCAGCCCACTGTCAAGCACTATCTCTGTCCAGGCAGTATACGTCATCACTAGTTACAGATTATCCTATAAAGGTTGTGAAGTCCAAGCAAAGGCATGATTTTTCTGCTGTTAGTGTTGTGGAGATATTGGAAGGTGAATATACTATAGGGGAACATCAATCTGATGGTAAATTTCTTCTTGTTAAGAGGCCAGATGAAGGTTTGCTTGCTGGCCTCTGGGAGTTTCCATCTGTCCTGTTGGGGGGAGAGGCTGACTTGGTCACAAGGAGAGATTCTGTAGATCAATTTTTGAAAGAGTCCTTCAACCTAGATCTCAGGAAGTCCTGTACTGCAGTTTTCAGGGAAGATATTGGAGAATACATCCATATCTTCAGTCACATTCGTCTGAAGATGTATGTGGAATTGTTGGTTTTACATCTAAAAG GTGGGATGCATGTTTTGCATGGAAAAACAGACAGCAAAATTAAGGCTTGGAAACTTGTTGATACAAAGACCCTTTCAAGCATGGGATTAACATCTGGAGTAAGAAAG GTATACTCCATGATTCAGAAATACAAGCAGAACAAATCTAAACCCTTACCATGCAAGGCGGGAAAGAAAAGTTCATCAAGAAAATAA
- the LOC127805680 gene encoding uncharacterized protein LOC127805680 isoform X2, giving the protein MLENPSDSSPAATVKRYGPPNQRARSLGRRKSGGERIDRINSNYPNDGEKSQIASSRNVPVAGHGDALGSYLANDNTNPGLIPLHGCSKSKSVQLLNQQRPVMYSGSSASAWGHFRLPHQMDFLNELRRAMHNASANPSSKLDSWG; this is encoded by the exons ATGCTGGAAAACCCTAGCGACTCGTCCCCCGCAGCCACCGTCAAACGCTATGGTCCGCCCAATCAGAG GGCTCGTTCTCTCGGCAGGCGCAAATCGGGAGgag AACGGATTGACCGAATAAACAGCAATTACCCTAATGATGGAGAGAAGAGTCAAATTGCTTCCTCAAGAAATGTTCCTGTTGCCGGTCATGGGGATGCACTTGGCAGCTATCTGGCTAATGATAATACTAATCCAGGATTAATACCCTTGCACGGGTGTAGTAAGAGTAAATCAGTTCAGCTTCTGAATCAGC AAAGGCCTGTTATGTATTCAGGGAGTAGTGCATCGGCATGGGGACACTTTAGACTTCCTCATCAG ATGGATTTCTTGAATGAGCTTAGGCGTGCAATGCATAATGCAAGTGCCAACCCGTCTTCTAAATTGGATTCATGGGGCTAG
- the LOC127805669 gene encoding uncharacterized protein LOC127805669 — protein sequence MAAAAAAGAGGSMAISSFASSSYFRREANASKLPMTAGKLPTLRPIIACSAVQESSTPTVAPETKKKEEAKTAKAEAPAKPKPKPPAKAPAKPLPELMEEEVIPSLKATLEAQDDISELELSFEENRLQGSFLTKGNPYSFWAFFPNGVLTGPKGFSLSSYGSGASTVEPFLIDEKKITAKHIVFWVEKRLAAQGIIPVWKE from the exons atggcggcggcggcggctgcAGGAGCAGGAGGATCGATGGCAATCTCGAGCTTTGCGTCCTCTTCATACTTCAGACGCGAAGCCAACGCCTCCAAACTGCCAATG ACGGCTGGTAAATTACCCACTTTGCGCCCGATAATTGCTTGCTCTGCTGTGCAAGAATCATCTACTCCTACAG TTGCTCCtgaaacaaagaagaaagaggaggcaAAGACAGCTAAAGCAGAAGCTCCTGCGAAGCCAAAGCCAAAACCTCCGGCAAAAGCTCCAGCCAAGCCACTGCCTGAGCTCATGGAAGAGGAGGTGATCCCTTCACTGAAAGCAACTCTTGAAGCCCAAGATGACATCTCTGAGCTTGAGTTATCCTTTGAAGAAAACAGG CTACAAGGTTCCTTTCTAACGAAGGGCAAtccttattcattttgggccttCTTCCCCAATGGAGTTCTCACCG GTCCGAAAGGTTTTTCCCTGTCATCGTACGGGTCAGGAGCAAGCACTGTTGAGCCATTCCTCATtgatgagaaaaaaataacgGCAAAACACATTGTATTCTGGGTGGAGAAGCGTTTGGCAGCTCAAGGAATAATTCCTGTGTGGAAAGAATAA
- the LOC127805639 gene encoding adenine DNA glycosylase isoform X2, protein MSPAANANSYIQTNQTAGKIWHLFPSSLLLTHRSPPTVASMEDAVAAKKKKRNTAAATTSTATTEKRPRRVRHRKPESDVGDIEDFDFGRDETLEIRVSLLDWYDRNKRDLPWRRISSVDENDDEDEAGSESRAYAVWVSEVMLQQTRVQTVIDYFNRWVQRWPTVGHLACASIEVLFVSFVLWLITWSNCDNKQKVLPQWLQEVNEMWAGLGYYRRARYLLEGAKLIVQGGKFPETVSDLLKVPGIGDYTAGAIASIAFKEVTPIVDGNVVRVLARLKAISENPKDSVTIKNLWKLAGQLVDPSRPGDFNQALMELGATLCTPLSPSCSVCPVAAHCQALSLSRQYTSSLVTDYPIKVVKSKQRHDFSAVSVVEILEGEYTIGEHQSDGKFLLVKRPDEGLLAGLWEFPSVLLGGEADLVTRRDSVDQFLKESFNLDLRKSCTAVFREDIGEYIHIFSHIRLKMYVELLVLHLKGGMHVLHGKTDSKIKAWKLVDTKTLSSMGLTSGVRKVTV, encoded by the exons ATGTCCCCGGCAGCGAATGCTAACTCATATATTCAAACCAATCAGACGGCGGGAAAAATTTGGCACTTGTTCCCATCGTCTCTGTTGCTTACCCATCGTTCGCCGCCAACGGTCGCATCCATGGAAGACGCCGTTGccgcgaagaagaagaagaggaacacGGCGGCGGCGACCACCTCAACCGCTACCACAGAGAAGAGACCACGGCGGGTCAGGCACAGGAAGCCTGAATCGGACGTAGGAGACATAGAAGACTTCGATTTTGGCAGAGACGAAACCCTAGAAATTAGGGTTTCTTTGCTGGACTGGTACGACCGTAACAAGAGGGACCTCCCTTGGCGAAGAATCAGCAGCGTAGATGAAAATGACGACGAAGATGAAGCTGGAAGCGAGAGTAGGGCTTATGCAGTGTGGGTTTCTGAAGTGATGCTTCAGCAGACTAGGGTGCAGACTGTGATCGATTATTTCAACCGTTGGGTGCAGAGATGGCCCACTGTTGGCCATCTTGCTTGTGCTTCAATTGaggttttgtttgtttcttttgttctttggtTGATTACTTGGTCAAACTGTGATAACAAGCAGAAAGTATTACCGCAATGGTTGCAGGAGGTGAATGAGATGTGGGCAGGTTTGGGCTATTACAGACGGGCCCGATATCTGCTAGAG GGAGCAAAATTGATTGTTCAAGGAGGAAAATTTCCTGAAACAGTTTCAGATCTTTTGAAGGTCCCAGGAATAGGAGATTATACAGCAGGTGCAATTGCCTCTATAGCATTCAAGGAG GTGACCCCAATTGTTGACGGAAATGTAGTCAGGGTTCTTGCTAGACTGAAGGctatttctgaaaatcccaaaGACTCAGTGACAATCAAGAACTTATG GAAATTAGCAGGGCAATTAGTTGATCCTTCTAGACCTGGGGATTTCAACCAGGCTCTGATGGAACTTGGTGCAACATTATGCACTCCCTTGAGCCCAAGCTGCTCTGTCTGTCCTGTTGCAGCCCACTGTCAAGCACTATCTCTGTCCAGGCAGTATACGTCATCACTAGTTACAGATTATCCTATAAAGGTTGTGAAGTCCAAGCAAAGGCATGATTTTTCTGCTGTTAGTGTTGTGGAGATATTGGAAGGTGAATATACTATAGGGGAACATCAATCTGATGGTAAATTTCTTCTTGTTAAGAGGCCAGATGAAGGTTTGCTTGCTGGCCTCTGGGAGTTTCCATCTGTCCTGTTGGGGGGAGAGGCTGACTTGGTCACAAGGAGAGATTCTGTAGATCAATTTTTGAAAGAGTCCTTCAACCTAGATCTCAGGAAGTCCTGTACTGCAGTTTTCAGGGAAGATATTGGAGAATACATCCATATCTTCAGTCACATTCGTCTGAAGATGTATGTGGAATTGTTGGTTTTACATCTAAAAG GTGGGATGCATGTTTTGCATGGAAAAACAGACAGCAAAATTAAGGCTTGGAAACTTGTTGATACAAAGACCCTTTCAAGCATGGGATTAACATCTGGAGTAAGAAAG GTGACTGTGTGA